In Populus nigra chromosome 10, ddPopNigr1.1, whole genome shotgun sequence, the following proteins share a genomic window:
- the LOC133704283 gene encoding meiotic recombination protein DMC1 homolog — protein sequence MTATLKAEEQNQLQLVEREEMDDEDDLFEAIDKLINQGINAGDVKKLQDAGIYTCNGLMMFTKKNLTGIKGLSEAKVDKICEAAEKIVNYGYITGSDALLKRKSVIHITTGSQALDELLGGGVETSAITEAFGEFRSGKTQLAHTLCVSTQLPTNMHGGNGKVAYIDTEGTFRPDRIVPIAERFGMDPGAVLDNVNHYARAYTYEHQYNLLLGLAAKMSEEPFRLLIVDSVIALFRVDFTGRGELAERQQKLAQMLSRLIKISEEFNVAVYMTNQVIADPGGGVFIPDPKKPAGGHVLAHAATIRLMFRKGKGEQRVCKVFDAPNLPEAEAVFQITAGGIADAKD from the exons ATGACCGCTACTCTTAA AGCTGAAGAGCAAAACCAGCTACAGCTGGTGGAGCGAGAAGAAATGGATGACGAAGACGATTTGTTCGAAGCCATCGACAAGT TGATCAATCAAGGTATTAATGCTGGAGATGTCAAGAAGCTTCAAGATGCAGGCATTTACACTTGCAATGGATTGATGATGTTCACGAAGAAG AACTTGACAGGAATCAAAGGATTGTCTGAGGCTAAAGTTGACAAGATTTGTGAAGCTGCCGAAAAGATAGTG AATTATGGTTATATAACTGGAAGTGATGCTCTGCTCAAA AGGAAGTCTGTGATTCACATCACAACTGGAAGCCAAGCCCTGGATGAACTCTTAGGAG GTGGGGTTGAGACTTCGGCTATCACAGAAGCTTTTGGGGAATTCCG gtcCGGGAAGACACAGCTTGCTCATACTCTTTGTGTCTCTACACAG CTTCCTACAAACATGCATGGTGGGAACGGAAAGGTTGCTTACATTGATACCGAAGGAACTTT TCGACCTGATAGAATTGTTCCAATAGCTGAAAGATTTGGAATGGACCCAGGTGCTGTCCTTGACAATGTAA ATCATTATGCCCGTGCATATACTTACGAGCATCAATACAACTTGCTTCTTGGTTTGGCTGCAAAAATGTCTGAAGAGCCATTCAGACTTCTG ATTGTCGATTCAGTTATTGCTCTCTTTCGGGTGGATTTTACTGGAAGGGGAGAACTTGCAGAGCGTCAG CAAAAATTGGCTCAGATGCTTTCTCGGTTGATAAAAATATCAGAGGAATTTAATGTTGCAGTCTACATGACCAATCAAG TCATAGCAGACCCAGGTGGAGGAGTTTTCATACCAGATCCGAAAAAACCAGCCGGAGGGCATGTGCTTGCTCATGCAGCCACTATCAGGTTGATGTTCAGGAAAGGCAAAGGCGAACAACGGGTCTGTAAGGTGTTTGATGCCCCAAATTTGCCCGAGGCTGAAGCA GTATTTCAGATAACAGCTGGAGGCATTGCAGATGCAAAGGACTAA
- the LOC133704282 gene encoding stem-specific protein TSJT1-like translates to MLAVFDNTVAKCPDALQSPHSAPASSALKDGFLANHFASLHPGSVTVNLGTSGLISHSVEKQNPFLPRLFAVVDDIFCLFQGHIDNVAVLKQQYGLNKTANEVIVVIEAYRTLRDRGPYPADQVVKDIQGKFAFILYDSTSKATFFAADADGSVPFFWGTDCEGNLVLSDDVQIVQKGCGKSFAPFPKGCFFTTSGGLRSFEHPLNELKPVPRVDSSGQVCGATFKVDAETKKESVGMPRVDSSYNWSSNY, encoded by the exons atgttggCGGTTTTTGACAATACGGTTGCAAAATGCCCTGATGCTTTACAGAGTCCGCACTCTGCCCCAGCATCCTCTGCATTGAAAGACGGCTTCTTGGCTAACCACTTTGCCTCGCTGCACCCTGGCTCCGTCACTGTCAATCTTGGCACTTCTGGTCTCATTTCTCACTCTGTTGAAAAGCAAAACCCTTTTCTTCCAAG GTTGTTTGCGGTTGTGGATGACATTTTCTGCTTGTTCCAAGGCCACATAGATAATGTTGCTGTTCTCAAGCAGCAGTATGGTTTAAATAAAACTGCAAATGAGGTGATCGTTGTCATTGAAGCTTACAGAACTCTCAGAGATCGAGGCCCTTATCCTGCCGATCAGGTTGTGAAAGACATCCAAGGCaaatttgcttttattttatatgacagCACTTCAAAAGCCACATTTTTTGCTGCT GATGCTGATGGAAGTGTACCCTTTTTCTGGGGAACTGATTGTGAAGGCAATCTCGTTCTTTCAGATGATGTTCAGATTGTGCAGAAAGGCTGTGGGAAATCTTTTGCGCCATTCCCTAAGG GATGCTTCTTTACAACTTCTGGAGGTTTGAGGAGCTTTGAGCACCCACTGAATGAGTTGAAGCCAGTGCCAAGAGTGGACAGCTCTGGCCAGGTCTGCGGAGCAACTTTCAAGGTGGATGCGGAGACTAAGAAGGAATCAGTTGGCATGCCAAGAGTTGATAGTTCTTACAACTGGTCTTCAAACTACTGA